The genome window CCAGCGGGATGCCGTCCTCCAGCACCTGTACGCGGCCGCTGCGGCTTTCGTAGAGGCCGCGCAGCATGATCTGCGGCAGCGCGCCGGTGCCGGTCTCGTCGAACACCTTGATGCCCGGCACCTTCTGCAGCGCGTCGTCCAGCGAGCGGTTGGCGCCGGTGCGCAGCTGCGTGCTGTCGATCACCTGGCGGCTGCCGGCGTAGTGCTGCACGTCCTCGACCGTGGAGCGGCCGAGCAGGCTGCCCTGCACCTGCACCGCGTCGAGCTGGCGGATCCGCGCCTGGGCGTCGGCGTCGGGCGGGGTGTCCTCGGCGCGCGCGCTGGAGGGGGCAAGCATGGCGGCGACGAGGGCGACGGCCAGCAGCGAAGGGGAAAGCGAAGCGATCAAGACGACGACTCCAAGGGCACGAAACGGTCAGGGACTGCGCAGGTCGGCCGCGCGCTGGCGCAACGCGGCCTGCAGCAGCGCGCGGTCTTCGCCGGCGAACAGCCACTGCAGGTCCGCCTGTGCCAGCCAATGCGCGCGCTGCGCGGCGTCGCGGGGATTGGGGCAGAACGGCACGCCGGCGGCACGGCAGGCCGCGGCGATCGCCAGCAGGTGTTCCCAGACCTGCGGATGGGTGGGCTGCGGGCCGACGCCCAGGTCCAGCGCCAGGTCCAGCGCGCCTTCCATCACCAGCGACACACCGGGCACCTGCAGGATCTGCGGCAGGGCGCGCACGCCGGCGACGCTCTCGATCATCGGGATCACGCGCAGGCGTTCGCGGCTATGGGCGATGTAGTCGGCCAGGCCCACGCTACCGAAGCCGGTGACGCGGCCGCCGGTGATGCCGCGGCGGCCGTGCGGCGGGAAGTGCGCCGCGGCGACCGCACGCTCGGCCTGCTCGGCGCTGTCCAGTCCGGGCAGGACCACGCCGCGGGCGCCGGCGTCGAGCACCCGGCCGATCAGCTTGGCGTCGACCTCGGGCACCCGCACCCAGGCTTCGCAGCCGCCCAGCTCGCAGGCGCGGATGGCATGTTCCAGCTCGGCTGGCGAGCGCAGCACGTGTTCCAGATCCAGCACCGCGAAGTCGTAGCCGACATGGCCGAACATCTCGCACAGCAGGGCACTGGGTAAGGAGTTGAGCAACCCGATCTTGCTGGCCATGGGGGAGGGCGAGCGGAGCTGGGGAAGGGAGCGCAATCCTGACGGAAACGAGAATGCTTATCAAGACGATTCGTAGCGGGCGTTCACAGTCGCTGTAGACGTTTTCTGTGCGCTACCGCGCTTTTCCCCGCAGCGACTTGCTCTCCGAAGAGGAGTCGCTTTTGCGAATCCCGATTCCCGATTCCCGATTCCCCAATCCCCAATCCCCAATCCCCAATCCCAGCCGCCAAGCGCTCAGCGTGCGGCGGCGCGCAGCCCCCGGTACGGCGGCGTCGCCATCACCATCTCCGCCAGCGAATACGCCAGCTCGCGCTCGGCCATCACCGTGCCGTCGGCGCCGTGGTCGAGCAGGTGCTTGACCTCGGCATCGCTGTGCGCGCGCGCCAGCAGGGTCAGCGCCGGGTTCAGCGCACGCAGCTTGGCCAGCGCCTCGCCGGCCTCCAGCGGCTGCGGGATCGCCAGGATCGCGATCTTGGCCTTCTCCGGATGCGCCTCGGCCAGCACGCGGTCGGCGGCGGCGCTGCCGCGGATGCCGGGGATGCCGTCGGCGTGGGCGCGTTCGACATGGTCGCGGTTGTCGTCGATCACCAGCACCGGCACGCCGCGCTCGCGCAGCACCGCCGCCAGCGCGCTGCCGACCCGGCCGTAGCCGATCACGATGGCGTGGTCGGCCAGGTCCAGCGATGGGCCCGGCGGCAGTTCCGGTTCCACCGTCACCGGCGCTTCCACGGCCTGGCGCGCCTGCCAGCGGTCCAGCCAGGAGAACAGCAGCGGGTTGGCGATGATCGACAGCAGTGCGCCGGCGAGGATCAGGTCGCGGCCGGTCTCGGGCAGGATCGCCAGGCTCACGCCCAGGCCGGCGAGGATGAAGGAGAACTCGCCGATCTGCGCCAGGCTGGTGGAGATGGTCAGGGCGATGCCAGTGGGATGGCCGAACGCCCGTACGATCACGAAAGCGGCCAGCGACTTGCCGACGGTGATGGTCAGGAACGTGGCCAGCACCTGCCAGGGATGCTCGAGCAGGATGTGCGGGTCGAACAGCATGCCCACCGAGACGAAGAACAGCACCGCGAAGGCGTCGCGCAGCGGCAGCGAGTCGCTGGCGGCCTTGTGGCTGAGTTCGGATTCCTTCAGCAGCATGCCGGCGAAGAACGCGCCCAGTGCGAACGACACACCGAACAGGGTCGCCGAGCCGAACGCCACGCCCAGCGCGATCGCCAGCACCGACAGGGTGAACAGCTCGCGCGAGCCGGTCGCGGCGACCTTCTCCAGCGCCCACGGGATGGCGCGGCGGCCGACCACCAGCATGACCGCCACGAACGCCGCCATCTTCAGCAGGGTGACGCCGAGCGCGCCGAGGATCGCACCGGTGTCGGCGCCCTTGCCGCCGAGCGCGTCGGCCAGCGCCGGCAGCAGCACCAGCGCCAGCACCATCACCAGGTCCTCCACGATCAGCCAGCCGACCGCGATGCGCCCGCGCAGGGTTTCCAGCAGGCGCCGTTCCTCCATCGCCCGCAGCAGCACCACGGTACTGGCCACCGACAGCGCCAGGCCGAACACCAGGCCGTGCAGGGTCGGCCAGCCCATGCTCCAGGCCAGGCCCCAGCCGAGCAGGGTGGCGACCGCGATCTGCGCCAGCGCGCCGGGGATCGCGATCCACTTCACTTCCATCAGGTCTTCGAGCGAAAAGTGCAGCCCCACCCCGAACATCAGCAGCATCACGCCCAGTTCCGACAACTGGTTGGCCAGCGCCTGGTCGGCGACGAAGCCCGGCGTGAACGGTCCCACGCAGATGCCGGCCACCAGGTAGCCGACCAGCGGCGAGAGCTTGAGACGGTGGGCGAGCGTACCGAAGAGGAAGGCGAGCGCGAGCCCGACCGCGATGATGTCGATGAGACTGGTGTCGTGATGCATTCAGGATCGCAGAACAAGGGAGCCCCGAGTGTCGCCGATCGGGGCTTTTGTCGGCAAATCGGCGTGCGGCGCCGAAGGGCTGGCGAAGCTTGGGGCGTGACACCTGAAGTCAGCCTCGAACTGCTGTGCCGATAGGTGCTGCGCGCGGATGGGAACCGGAACAGTTGGTCCGCAGCGCATGTCCCCAGCACCGCGCAGGTCGGTGATGGGCGCGGCTCGCCGGCGCTGCTGCTGCGCAGTCGGTGCACTGGGCAGTGTCCCATCGCTGCCTCCGGCCCCACTCCCTGACAGCGTGACTGGGATGGAGGTCGCAGTGATCGCGCTACGCGCGCAACTCCCTGTCAGGAAAGACATTACACCGCATGATGGACGTTAACTGTCTACTGTTTCGGCCCATGCCCTGGTGTATGTTTGCGCCCATTGGTGTCCTGCCAGGACCAGGGTGGCATGGCTAGACTGAAGACTTTCGCGAGCGGAATCCTCCTGAGTGCGGTGTACTGCGCGGCCTACCTGGCCGTGTGGCACTGCTCTCTGGATCAATGGTTCCTGCCGATCGGACTGCGTACCGCAGCGCTGCTGTTTCTCCCCTATCGGCTCTGGCCCTACGTTTTCTTGGGAGATGCGGCGGCGCTGTTGAGCATGCGCGTGCCGATGATCGATGAGGGCGGAGCGGATCCGCTCTGGGCATACGGCAGTTCGCTCCTGTTGATGCCGGCGTTCTCGTTGCTGCCCTGGGCGGTCCGGCGCGGTCTTCCTGATTTCCGGGCCGAGCCGAGCTGGCTGCCCCTGATCTGCCTCTGTGCGGCGTTGTGGGCGGTGCTGGTCAACAAGGGCGCCAACTGGTTGTTGGATGGGCCTGCCGCCTACATCAATCTGGAAAACACGCTGAAGTTCTGGATAGGTTTCTATCTGGGTATCGTCATGTTCGTCTTTCCCGCACTGCTGTGGGTCAGGCGAGCAGAGGGGGATGCAAGTACCCGAAAGACGGTTCTGCACAGCGCAGGCGTCGCCGCGTTGCTCATGGGCGTCATGTTTGGGGTCGCGATGCAGGCCGAGGGCGTCCTGCGCCAGTTCATTCTGGTTCTGATGATTACGCCGGCCGTCTGGTTGACGTTCAAGCATGCCTGGCGGGGCGCTGCGATCGGTGTGGTCATGGCCAACTTCGCGGTGGCCATGTCCCTGCCAAAGACCAACTACGCCGGTGCCTACGATGCAGATACGTTGCAGGTGCAGTTGTTGATCGCCTTTGCGGTGACTGCGCTAGCGTCCCTTGGCGCCAGGTTGTCTGTGGCCTTCGACCAGGCGCAACGCTTCGGCTTCGCCGAAAGGGAGGCGCTGCAGGTGGCCCAGGCCAGCTACATGTCGGCCGAGCGGACCCTGCGCAATCGTGTGGTCGAGTACACCGACATCCACGTGCACATCAACAAGTTGCGCCGCGACATCGCCACCACGCTGAAGGAGCACGGCCACTACGCCGCGGCGATGGAAATGAACCGCACCGGGGTGATCCAGGCGCAGTTGCTGGACGACTACGTCGCCGCGTTGTATCCGCTGGATATCGAAACCCATGGCCTGTACGGCGCGCTGAACTCCATCGCCTTCGCCAATGCCTGCGATACCGAGGTCGAGGCGCGTCTGCACGGCGATTCGCGGCGGCTGTCGATCGGACTGCAACTGGCGGCGTACCGCTGCGTGCTCAATGCCATGGAGATCCTGCCCAATGCGGGCCGGCACATGATCGCGGCGCGGGTCTGGTCGGCGCGCGGCAAGCGCGGCGTGGTGGTGACGGTGGAAGCCGACGCGGCGATGCCGGGCGGCGGCCGCAAGCGTCACGGCGCCGATGAGATCGACTGGGAGCTGGCCAGTCGGTTGAAGGCCCATGACGGCACCTGCCGGCGCCGTCATGAGCGAAAGATCAGTTTCCTGATCTCCGAGCCACTGGAAAAGACCGTTACTTCTTGATGGTCACGGTCCAGACGTCGCCGTCGGCGCTGCTGGCCAGCTGTACGGTGAAGTAGCGCGCATCGTAGACCACGGTGCCGCGGCTGCTGTCGAAGGTGTCGACGGTGCTCACCCGATCCACGTCCTTGCCCATCGGCGTCACCCATGCGGTGTCGCCGACGCGGCCGATCGCGCCACGCACCTGACCGGTGCTGTCGTTGATCTGCAGGTAAGTCACGCCATTACGCTCGAACTGGTAGATGCGCGCCGAGCCGTTGGTAGACAGATTGGTCGCCGCCGGCGCGCTTTCGCCTAGACCGCGGATGGCGATGGGGGTGCCGACACCGCCACCCGGACAGCAGCTCTGCGCATAGGCGCTGGACGCTAGCGCCGAGCAGGCCACGATGCCTGAGAGCACCGCTATTTTTGAACTTTTCCACATGACACGATCCTTCCCCAGAGGGGTTTTTTTGCCTGCCGTTCAGGCGATTCCACATTACGCGAATCGCAACAGGCCACTGTTGACAAATAAATAATCGATTCATACTTGTGATGCGGCTCACGCTTATTTATCCAGGGAAACTCCCTGCAAATCACCGCATCGGTTGGCTCAGGTATGGCCCCAGGTCGCGCAGCATCGCGTCGACCGTCCGGCATCGCCGGGGCGTCGGGCGCGGTGCTTCTTGCAGTTTCCATGCCATACATTGCAGGTCTACCTTCAAGGCGCAGCGGCGCGGTGTTTTCGTTAAGCGCGTCGTTGCAGGCGGGCATATTGATGGATCTTCGGTGCGGGCCGCACTGCATAACGAATGTCGTGGTCTATGGTTTGCTCGTTGCAACGCGAGTAAATCTATCCTGCCTTCGCCTGGTATTTTTTTGAATGCGATAAGGATAGACCTTATCGCAGCTGGCGATCACTGGGCCGGCGAGATGGCTATAACCGAATGGGCCGATGTTTTCGATCGCGCGACGAATGCTTGACGCTTTCGTGCAACTGTCTGGCGCGATCAGGTGGAGCGTGGCTGAAAACCCGCGACCGGAGCGGGTGACTCCAAGGTGCGATGCGTTGCCGAATGGCGTCTGCAATGCCGGTGCGCACGTCGCCCCGAACCCTCATCGCCGCCGCGGCGCTGCGCTGCGTCTCCCGACGCCTGCGGGCGGCAGCGTGGCAGCGCCCCAGGCCCGATGCCGCTAGCTTGGGGGCGGTACCGGTATCGCCGGTGGCGAACGCGGCGGCGGTGTCGGGGCACCGCCGCCACAGACGCGTCACCCAGCTCGCGTCACCAGCTGTAGTTGACGTTGGCGTAGGCGAATGCGCCGTTGAAGCCGAACGGCGAGGACGTGCTGTACGGCAGATAGGTGCGGGTGCCGGCACCGGCGCGCGAGCGGTCCGGATACTCGTTCAGCACGTTGTCGCCGCCGACGGTGACGCGCCAGCGGCCCAGGGTGTAGGCGGCCGACAGATCCAGCGTCCACTTGGCCGCATAGGTCTGGTCGGCGGCGGGCGTGGTGCCGAAGTCGGTGAACTCGCCCCAGCGCGTGGCGGTGGCGGTGAAGGCCCAGGCGCCCGGCGACCACACGCTGCTCAGGAAGAACTTGTCGCGCGGCGAGCCGCGAGTGATGCGGCCGATCTCGGCACGGCCGATGCGCACCGCGGTCGGGTCGATCGCTTCCAGCACCGCCGGGTTGCCGGCGATCTTCTCGATGTCGGTCTTGTTGTAGTTGTAGCCGGCGGTCAGATCGAGGCTGCTGGCGGGCAGCGCCAGCTTGTAGGTGCCGATCGCGTCCACGCCCTGGGTCTTGGTGTCGATGGCGTTGGTGAAGTAGCGGCCGCCGCCGATGCCGGCGTAGCCGTTGCCCTGCAGGTAGTTGCGCACGGCGGCGGAGGTGAGGTTCTCCGAGAGCACGATGCGGTCGTCGATGTCGATGCGGTAGGCGTCGAGGGTGATGTAGAGCGCGTCCACCGGCTGCAGCACCAGGCCCAGGCCGTAGTTCTTGGACTTCTCCGCCTTCAGCGGTTCGGCGCCGAGCGCGATCGCCGCCGGGTTGTCGGTGCGGAAGGTGCCGATCTCGAACGGCGTGGCGGCGATGCTGCCGTCGGGCTGGGCGACGTTGATGAAGTTGGTGGCGACCGACTGGAAATACTGCTGCTGCAGCGACGGCGCGCGGAAGCCGGTGGAGGCGGTGGCGCGCAGCGCGACCTTGGGGCTGAAGGCGTAGCGCAGCGAGAGCTTGCCGGTGGCGGTGTCGCCGAAATCGCTGTAGTTCTCGTAGCGCCCGGCCAGGCCGGCGGAGAACTTGTCGGTGATGTCGCCTTCCAGGTCCAGATAGGCCGAATAGCTGTTGCGGTCGTAATGGCCGGAGTCGCTGGGCTTGAAGCCGGCGAACACCTGCGCGCCCGGCAGCAGGGTGCCGTTGGCCGAAGGGATGCCGCCGTTGACGTAGGACGCCGGCTCGCCCGGCGACTCGTTGAACTTCTCGCCGCGCCATTCGGCGCCGAAGGCCAGGGTGAGCGGGTAGGCCAGGCCGACCTCCAGCGATTTGCTGAAGTCGGCGTTGAGCACGTTCTGGGTGACCTGCAGCGCACCGGCGTAGAACTCGGTGGGGCTGGCCAGGCCCAGGCTGTTGTTGAGGCTGTGGCGCACGTCGAAGCTCAGGTCGTTGCGGCCGTAGTTGTAGCTGAGGTCGATGGCCAGGCCGCCGGCGGTGCTGGACTTAACCCCGCCGACCCAGGACACGTCCTTGCTGACGTTGTAGATCTGCGGCAGGAAGCCGTTGGGGTAGATCTCCGGGCGGTTGCGGTTGTCGCCGGACCAGCGGAAGTAGCCGTTGGACAGCACCTCGCGGCGGCTGAGCATCGCGTAGGAATAGAAGGTGATGTAGTCGGCCGGGCTGTACTGGCCGTTGTAGGAGAACGCGCCCTGGTCCACGTCGGGGTCGCCGTAGCGCTGCTGCACCTGGCCCTGGTAGGGCGTGGCGCGGTCGGTCTGGTCCTGGTGCCCGGCCTGCGCGGCGAAGTGCACGCTGCCGGTCTCGGCGAAGGTGAGGCCGGCATCGCCGGAGAGCTGGTACTGCTCGCCGTCGCCGGCGCTGTACTTGCCGTAGCGCCCGGCCAGGCTGCCGCCCTTGCCGCTGCCCTTGAGCACGATGTTGATGACGCCGGCGATGGCGTCGGAGCCGTATTGCGCCGAGGCGCCGTCGCGCAGCACTTCGATGCGTTCGACCGCGGCGATCGGAATGGTGTTGAGATCGGCCGGCGACGAGCCGCGGCCCTGTGCGCCGTTGAGGTTGACCAGGGCGGTGGTGTGGTAGCGCTTGCCGTTGACCAGGACCAGCACCTGGTCCGGCGAGAGCCCGCGCAGCTGTGCCGGACGGACGGCATCGGAGCCGTCGGTGATGGCCGGGCGCGGGAAGTTCAGCGAGGGCACCGCGCGCGACAGCGCGGTGGCCAGTTCGGTGGTGCCGGTGGACTGCAGCGTTTCCGGCGAGATGATGTCGATCGGCGACGCCGATTCGGCCACGGTGCGGTCGGCCACGCGGGTGCCGGTGACGATGAGGGTATCCAGCGTTTGCGCATTGCCGGTGTTCTGCGCGTGGACGGAAACGGCGGACGTCGCCAGGCACAGGGCGACGGCGTGGGCGAGCGGGGTGAGCGTGCGCGTCATGAGGGAGGCGGCTCCTTGTAGTGGGGGGGAGGACGTCGCTGCATGCGCGCTCCCCTGTCCCCTGGCGGATGCGGCGACGCGCCCTAGGGATTACCGGCGGATGTCAGGAGTGTCAACGTTCCGTTAAGCGTGGCGTGGAGGTTGCAGTTGCAACGACCGCTGCAGGCATTGCGGCAGCGCGGATTCGGGGATTTGCCGGGTTCGTAGACAAAATGCGGGCGATGCGCGCCGGCGTGGCGCGCGCGCCCGTGCCTGCGCACGGCGGCGTGTGGGGGGCGCGCATGCTCATCCGTGCGATGGCGGCTGCGTGGCCGGTGCAGGCATGCACGCGTCCGTGCCGTGCGGTGCATGTTTTCAATGCGCGCCTGGCGCCCGAGGGCGCGACTCGGAACGCGGGTCGTAGGCCAGCGGGACGTACAGGTTTCAATCCACGCGCCCGTGAGGGCGCGACGGACGGCAAGGGCCGCCCGCTCGCGACCATCGAGTTTCAATCCACGCGCCAGTGTAGCCGCGGCTTCAGTCGCGACGCTTCAGCGGTAGCGCGTCGCGGCTGAAGCCGCTCCTGCGAAACGCCAGCGACCGCAAGGCGATACCGCACACTGCGCGCATCCCCAATCCCCAATCCCCAATCCCCAATCCCCAACAAAACAACGGCCCGGAAATCCGGGCCGTCGTCATGCCGCGCGTTGTCGGCCGGGGCACTGCCCGGCCGTGCGCTCACCAGCGGTAATTGATCCGCCCGTACACGTAGGCACCGTTGAAGCCGTACGGCGAGTAGTTGCTGTAGGGCAGCATGCCGTAGGTCGAGTTGATCAGGTTGGCGGTCTTGTCCGGGTACTGGTCGAACACATTGTCCGCGCCCAGCGTCAGCGTCCAGTTGGTGCTGGGCTTGAAGCTGGCCGAGGCATCGACCACCCAGTCCGCGCCGTAGGTCTGGTCGCGTGCGGCGGTGGCCGAGTTGCGCACGGTGAACTCGCCGTAGCGGGTCGCGGCCAGGCTCAGGTCCCACTTGGGCAGCTTCCAGGTGCCGCTGAGGATCAGCTTGTCCTTCGGGTAGCTGTCCTCCAGGCGGCCGATCTCGTCGCGTCCCAGCGTGGTCTGGGTCGAGCCGATGGCGGCCAGCGCCTGCGGCTGGGTCACCGCATGGGTGATGTCGGTCTTGCTGTAGCCGTAGCTGGCGGTGAGATCCAGCGTGCTGGCCGCGAACGGGATGCTGTAGGTGCCGACCACGTCGACGCCGCGGGTGCGGGTGTCGGCGGCGTTGCTGAAGTAGCGCACGCTGGTGACATTGCTGTAGCCGAGCTGGCGCAGCTTGCCCAGCACCGCCGCGTCGTTGAGGTTGGACGACAGCAGGATGCGGTCGTCGATCTTGATCTGGTACGCGTCCACGGTCAGATACAGGCGCTCGACCGGCTGCAGCACCAGGCCCAGGCTGTAGGACAGCGAGGTCTCGGCCTTCAGCGGTGCGGCGCCCAGCGCCTGGGCCACGGCGCTGTTCACCGGGAAGGTGCCGGATTCGAAGAAGCTGCCGTTGATGTAGCTGCTGGTGACCGCCTGGTACTGCTGCTGCGCCAGCGACGGCGCACGGAAGCCGCTGGCGACGGTACCGCGCAGCGCCACCTTGTCGGTGAAGGCGTACCGGGCCGACAGCTTGCCGGAGGTCTTGCTGCCGAAATCCGAATAGTCCTCGTAGCGGCCGGTGAGGCCGGCGGAGAACTTGTCGGTGAGGTCGGCTTCCAGGCCGGCGTAGACCGCGTAGTTGTGGCGTTCCGAATGCACCGCGTTGAGCGGGGCGAAGCCGGCGAAGCCCTGCGCGCCGCCGGTGGTGCCGGTGTACGAAGCCGGCTCGCCCGGCGACTGGTTCCACTTCTCCTGGCGGTACTCGGCGCCGAAGGACAGCGTCACCGGATACGCCAGGCCCCACTCCAGCGGCTGGGTGAAGTCGGCGTTGACCGCATTCTGGGTGTACTCCAGCGCGCCATCGTAGAAGCGCCGCGGGCTGTCGAGGCCGAGGCTGTAGTTGATGCTGTTGGCGGTGTGGAAGTCGACCTTGTTGTAGCCGTAGTTGTAGCTGATGTCCCAGGCGAAGCCGCCGGCGGTGCTGCCCTTCAGGCCGGCGACCAGCGAGCGGTCCTTGGAGTACTGCTCGATCTGCGGCACGTAGCCGTCGGGGTAGACCTGCGCCAGCAGCGCGGTCTGCCCACTGTGGTTGCGCGAGCGGTAGAACGCGAACGAGGTGATGTCGCGGTTGCTGGCGATCGCGGTGGCGTAACCGGTGAGGTTGTCGCTGAAGCGGAACTCGCCGTTGGCCGAGACCGCGGTGGCATCGACCTTGGGATCGCCATAGACGAAGGTGGTCTGGCCGATGCTCGGGTAGTTGCCGGTGTTCGGCGCGGTGCCCTGGTAGGGGCCGGCGCGGTTGGTGGCGTCCTGCTGGCTGATCTGCCCGGCCACGTGCAGGCTGCCGCGGCCGTCGCCGAAGCCGACCCCGGCGTCGCCGGAGAGCTGCGACTTGGCACCGTCGCCGGCCGAGTACTGGCCGTGGTCGACCGCCAGGCTGCCGCCTTCGCCGGCACCCTTGAGCACGATGTTGACCACGCCGGCGATGGCGTCGGAGCCGTACTGCGCCGAGGCGCCGTCGCGCAGCACTTCCACCCGCTCGATCGCCGCGATCGGGATCGCGTTCAGATCCACCGCCGAGGCGCCGCGGCCGATGGTGCCGTTGACGTTGACCAGCGCCGAGGTATGGCGGCGCTTGCCGTTGACCAGCACCAGGACCTGGTCGGGCGAGAGCCCGCGCAGCTGCGCCGGGCGGATGCCGCTGGTGCCGTCGGTCAGCGCCGGGCGCGGGAAGTTCAGCGAGGGCAGTGCCCGCGACAGCGCGGTGGCCAGCTCGGAGGTGCCGGTGGCCTGCAGCGCCTCGGGGGTGATGATGTCGATCGGCGACTGCGACTCGGCCACGGTGCGGTCGCTGACCCGGGTGCCGGTGACGATCACCGTGTCCAGCGTGCTGGGCGCGGTGGGGGCGTCAGTGGTCTGGGCGAAGGCGGAGGGGGCGGCAAGGACGGCGAGCACGGCGCTCGCCAGAAGCGACAACGGACGGTTCATGAAAACTCCAGCAGGTGCCGAAACGGCAGGCGGGGCGCGCCGCGGCCGGCATGGCAGGCCGCGTCCCCAGGGGCGTCTTATTATTTTTTAACATGCGTGCGGCGTCGCAGGATGCAAGCGCATGTTCTTATTCCTTTACGTTCTAAGCTGTCCGCTCGAGGGCGTGGCCGCGCCCCTGCGGCCACGCCCGGCCTGCTGGCCGCCTCAGAAGCGGTAGTTCACCCGCGCGTACCAGTAGCGCCCGTTGAAGCCGAACGGCGACAGCGGCGAGTACTGCAGGCCGTTGGGGCGATCGTCGTAGATGTTGTTGAGCGCGGTCCGGGTCGGATACTGGTTGGTGACGTTGTCGGCGCCGACGGTGAAGCTGAGGTCGTGCCAGGCATAGGTCGTGGACAGGTTCAACAGCCAGCGCGCGGCGAAGCGCTGGTCCTGGCTGCCGTCGGCCTCGTCGCCGCGGCGGGTGATGGCGCCGTAGCGGGTGGTGTCGCCGTGCAGGGTCCAGCCGGCCACGGTCCAGTCGCCGCTGAGCACGTACTTGGTGCGCGGCGAGGCATCGGTCAGCAGGCCCTGGCTGGCGCGGCGGAAGTTCGGGTCGGAGATCTCCAGGATCTCGGTCTTGTTGTAGTTGGCGCTGAGGCTGAGGTTGAGCGTGCCGGCGCGATCGAGGTCGAGCAGGTAGTTGTTCACCCAGTCCACGCCGCGGGTGCGGGTGGTAGCGCCGTTGACGAAGAACTGCACCGCGCTGACCTGGCCGATCGGCTCGGCCAGCGAGAGCTGGTCCGAGTACAGGATCTGGTCCCAGATGCGGATCTGGTACAGGTCCAGCGTGGCGTTGAAGCCGCCGCCGGACTGCCAGACCGCACCGACGCTGTAGTTGGTGGATTTTTCCGGCGCCAGCGGCTTGGCGCCGAGCGCGATCGCCACCGGGTCGGAGGTGCGGTAGGTGCCGATCTGGGTCAGCGTGCCGTTCTGCAGCAGGGTCACCACCGAGGCGTAGTTCTGCTGGGCCAGCGAAGGCGCGCGGAAGCCATTGGAGATCGTGCCGCGCAAGGCGAAGCCATCGTTGAGCTGGTAGCGCGCCGACACCTTGCCGGAACGCGTCGATCCGGCATCGCTGTAATCCTCGTAGCGCGCCGCCACGCCGCCGGAGAGGCGGTCGGTCAGGTCCGCTTCCAGGTCGGCGTACACGGCCTGGCTATGGCGCTTGAACTGCCCGGCCACCGCTGGCGACAGCCCGGGAAACACCTGCGAGCCGCCGGGGTAGGGGGCGCCGGTCTCGGGGTTGATGGCGTTGGGATCGAAATAGGTCGACGCCGGCGAGCCGGCCTCCACCGCGTACTTGTCCTGCCGGTACTCGGCGCCGAAGGCGAGATTGACCGGGTAGGCCAGGCCCCAGTCCAGGGACTTGCTGAAGTCGGCGTTGAGCGCGTTCTGCTGGTTGCGGAAGCCGCCGGCGTTGAAGCGCGTCGGCGAGGCGCCGGTGCTCCAGTACAGGTTGGTGTTGATGGTGTTGCGCAGGTCGAAGGTGACGTCGTTCTTGCCGTAGTCGGCGGAGACGTCCCAGGTCCAGCCGCTGTTGGTGCTGCCCTTGACGCCGAGCACCGCGGCGCGGTCGTTGGACGGGTTGTAGATCTGCGGCAGGAAGCCGTTGGGATAGACCGCCTGCACGTTGCGGTCGCTGTTGTCCCAGGCGCGGTAGTAGCCGTTGGACAGCACCTCGCGGCGACTGAAGTTGGCGTAGCCGTACAGGTCGACGTGCGGGGTCAGCGCGTAGCCGAAGTTGACCAGTCCCTGGTAGGTGGTGACGGCCGGATCGCCGTAGCGCTCGTAGGGAATGCCGCTGGGGTTGGCGGCGCCGGCGCCGGTGGTGGCCTTGTCGGTGTTCTCGGCGCGATTGGTGTTCATCGCGTTCTGGTAGTTCCACGACACCCGCACCCAGCCCGGCGCCTCGCCGCCGGGCGCGCCGCCGAAGGCCAGGCCGTAGGAGCCGTCGATGCCGTTCTGCGCCCCGTCGCCCTTGTCCATGATGCCGCCGTTGACCGCGACGCTGTTGCTGCCGGGTTTGGCGCCGTGCTTGAGGACGATGTTGATGACCCCGGCGATGGCGTC of Xanthomonas sacchari contains these proteins:
- a CDS encoding TonB-dependent receptor plug domain-containing protein; its protein translation is MTQHRLPLVSAVLLALASANSLAQSQQAPTTLDNVIVTGTRIADRTVAESQSPIDIIAPEALQATGASDLASALGKLLPSLNFPRPAINDGNDALRPATLRGLSPDAVLVLLDGKRYHTTSLVNYNPSVGRGSAPADLNSIPMSAIARIEVLRDGASAQYGSDAIAGVINIVLKHGAKPGSNSVAVNGGIMDKGDGAQNGIDGSYGLAFGGAPGGEAPGWVRVSWNYQNAMNTNRAENTDKATTGAGAANPSGIPYERYGDPAVTTYQGLVNFGYALTPHVDLYGYANFSRREVLSNGYYRAWDNSDRNVQAVYPNGFLPQIYNPSNDRAAVLGVKGSTNSGWTWDVSADYGKNDVTFDLRNTINTNLYWSTGASPTRFNAGGFRNQQNALNADFSKSLDWGLAYPVNLAFGAEYRQDKYAVEAGSPASTYFDPNAINPETGAPYPGGSQVFPGLSPAVAGQFKRHSQAVYADLEADLTDRLSGGVAARYEDYSDAGSTRSGKVSARYQLNDGFALRGTISNGFRAPSLAQQNYASVVTLLQNGTLTQIGTYRTSDPVAIALGAKPLAPEKSTNYSVGAVWQSGGGFNATLDLYQIRIWDQILYSDQLSLAEPIGQVSAVQFFVNGATTRTRGVDWVNNYLLDLDRAGTLNLSLSANYNKTEILEISDPNFRRASQGLLTDASPRTKYVLSGDWTVAGWTLHGDTTRYGAITRRGDEADGSQDQRFAARWLLNLSTTYAWHDLSFTVGADNVTNQYPTRTALNNIYDDRPNGLQYSPLSPFGFNGRYWYARVNYRF